One window from the genome of Dyella sp. A6 encodes:
- a CDS encoding electron transfer flavoprotein-ubiquinone oxidoreductase, whose amino-acid sequence MSERETMEYDVVVVGAGPSGLSFAIRLKQLQPETTVCVIEKASTIGAQILSGAVIEPQPLDALLPGWRDNPPPICVPAGEDEFWLLDKTGGRKLPVPPGMRNHGNFIVSLGAMCAWLAPQAEALGVDVFPGFAAADIVYAENGAVAGVRIGDMGVAKDGSHKPGYTQGIDILAKVTVLAEGARGSLTKQLIKHFKLDADSDPQSYSIGIKELWQLPAGRVTPGKIVHSFGWPADNHTYGGSFLYHLDKDRVALGYVSGLDYTDPNYQPWEAFQQWKNHPHVKDLLEGGNILSAGARAIVTGGWQSLPKCEMPGALLIGDTAGLLNVPKVKGTHQAIRSGMLAAEHLAGSGLDATGFDAKLRGSEAMTELKKVRNIKPAFKKGLWFGMLNAAWETAIGGRSPWTLKNKADSTSLHKLGQCEEPKRDYVQRELPPRDRLAGVYFAATEHDEDQPVHLQVADTSVCVTQCAEEYGNPCTRFCPANVYEMVQDEAGKRLQINAANCVHCKTCDIKDPYQIINWVTPEGGSGPNYQNM is encoded by the coding sequence ATGAGCGAACGCGAAACCATGGAATACGACGTTGTCGTCGTCGGCGCCGGCCCATCGGGGCTGTCGTTTGCCATCCGTCTGAAGCAGCTCCAGCCGGAAACCACGGTCTGCGTGATCGAGAAGGCCTCGACCATCGGTGCGCAGATTCTTTCCGGCGCGGTGATCGAACCGCAGCCGCTGGACGCCCTGCTGCCCGGCTGGCGCGACAACCCGCCGCCGATCTGCGTGCCCGCGGGCGAGGACGAGTTCTGGCTGCTCGACAAGACCGGCGGCCGCAAGCTGCCGGTTCCGCCGGGCATGCGCAACCACGGCAACTTCATCGTCTCGCTGGGCGCAATGTGCGCATGGCTGGCGCCGCAGGCCGAGGCGCTGGGCGTGGACGTGTTTCCGGGCTTCGCCGCGGCCGACATCGTGTATGCCGAGAACGGCGCGGTCGCGGGCGTGCGCATCGGCGACATGGGCGTGGCGAAGGACGGCTCGCACAAGCCGGGCTACACCCAGGGCATCGACATCCTGGCCAAGGTCACGGTGCTGGCCGAAGGCGCGCGCGGCAGCCTCACCAAGCAGCTGATCAAGCACTTCAAGCTGGACGCCGACAGCGACCCGCAGAGTTATTCCATCGGCATCAAGGAACTCTGGCAGCTGCCGGCCGGGCGCGTCACGCCCGGCAAGATCGTGCACAGCTTCGGCTGGCCGGCCGACAACCACACCTACGGCGGCAGCTTCCTGTACCACCTGGACAAAGACCGGGTGGCGCTGGGCTACGTCAGCGGCCTGGACTACACCGATCCGAATTACCAGCCCTGGGAAGCCTTCCAGCAATGGAAGAACCACCCGCATGTGAAGGACCTGCTGGAAGGTGGCAACATCCTCTCCGCCGGCGCACGCGCCATCGTCACCGGCGGCTGGCAGTCGTTGCCCAAATGCGAGATGCCCGGCGCGCTGCTGATCGGCGATACCGCCGGCCTGCTCAACGTGCCCAAGGTGAAGGGTACCCACCAGGCGATCCGCAGCGGCATGCTGGCTGCCGAACACCTGGCTGGCAGCGGCCTGGATGCCACCGGCTTCGATGCGAAGCTGCGCGGCTCGGAGGCCATGACCGAGCTGAAAAAGGTGCGCAACATCAAGCCCGCCTTCAAGAAGGGCCTGTGGTTCGGCATGTTGAATGCCGCGTGGGAAACCGCCATCGGCGGGCGCTCGCCGTGGACGCTGAAGAACAAGGCCGACTCCACATCGCTGCACAAGCTGGGCCAGTGCGAGGAACCGAAGCGCGACTACGTGCAGCGCGAACTGCCGCCGCGCGATCGCCTGGCCGGCGTCTACTTCGCCGCCACCGAGCACGACGAAGACCAGCCGGTGCACCTGCAGGTGGCCGACACCTCGGTCTGCGTGACCCAGTGCGCCGAGGAATACGGCAACCCCTGCACCCGCTTCTGCCCCGCCAACGTCTACGAAATGGTGCAGGACGAAGCGGGCAAGCGACTGCAGATCAACGCCGCCAACTGCGTGCACTGCAAGACCTGCGACATCAAAGACCCGTACCAGATCATCAACTGGGTCACGCCCGAGGGCGGTTCCGGGCCCAATTACCAGAACATGTGA